A section of the Hippea sp. KM1 genome encodes:
- the rpsS gene encoding 30S ribosomal protein S19, with amino-acid sequence MPRSLKKGPFVDEKLLKKVEKMRQSGKKTMIKTWSRRSTIIPEFVGFTFAVHNGKKFVPVYVTENMVGYKLGEFVPTRTFKGHKGVVQKKIGK; translated from the coding sequence ATGCCAAGGAGTTTGAAGAAAGGGCCTTTCGTCGACGAGAAGCTGCTTAAGAAGGTCGAGAAGATGAGACAATCCGGCAAAAAGACCATGATAAAGACATGGTCAAGAAGAAGCACAATAATACCTGAGTTTGTTGGCTTTACATTTGCCGTTCATAACGGCAAGAAGTTCGTGCCGGTGTATGTAACTGAGAATATGGTTGGATATAAGCTTGGAGAGTTTGTTCCAACAAGAACCTTCAAAGGCCACAAGGGTGTGGTTCAAAAGAAAATAGGTAAATAA
- a CDS encoding type Z 30S ribosomal protein S14, giving the protein MARKAMIEKSKRPPKFKVRAHNRCQICGRPRGYIRKFGICRICFRTLAGKGEIPGVKKASW; this is encoded by the coding sequence ATGGCAAGAAAGGCTATGATAGAAAAGTCCAAGAGACCTCCTAAGTTTAAGGTTAGGGCTCACAACAGGTGCCAGATCTGCGGCAGGCCAAGGGGTTATATCAGGAAGTTTGGCATCTGCAGGATCTGCTTTAGAACATTGGCTGGTAAAGGTGAAATTCCAGGCGTAAAAAAGGCGAGTTGGTAG
- the rpsC gene encoding 30S ribosomal protein S3: MGQKVNPIGLRLGITKTWTSRWYAERGDFKNYFLEDQKIKKAIKSKIYYAGISKIEIERKRDKMTINIYAAMPGIIIGRKGAEVEKLKEYVKTLTNSNVTINVRDVSVPEKDAQLIAENIALQIEKRMPYRRVMKRAAYLALKKGAKGIKIQISGKLGGAEMARTEWIKEGRVPLSTLRADIDYGFAESLTQAGVIGIKVWVFNGMVSPK, encoded by the coding sequence TTGGGTCAGAAGGTAAACCCGATTGGTTTAAGGTTAGGCATAACCAAGACTTGGACATCGAGATGGTATGCTGAAAGAGGGGATTTTAAGAACTATTTTTTGGAAGACCAGAAGATAAAGAAGGCCATAAAATCGAAGATCTATTATGCTGGCATATCCAAGATTGAGATTGAAAGAAAAAGGGATAAAATGACGATTAACATATATGCAGCTATGCCCGGTATCATCATAGGAAGGAAGGGCGCAGAGGTTGAAAAGCTCAAGGAGTATGTAAAAACCCTAACAAACTCCAATGTCACGATTAATGTCAGGGATGTATCGGTGCCAGAGAAGGATGCTCAGCTCATAGCCGAAAACATAGCCCTGCAGATTGAAAAGAGGATGCCATACAGAAGGGTTATGAAAAGGGCAGCTTACTTGGCCTTGAAAAAAGGGGCCAAGGGTATTAAAATCCAGATTTCCGGTAAGCTTGGCGGTGCTGAGATGGCCCGAACCGAGTGGATTAAGGAGGGAAGGGTTCCGCTGAGCACATTGAGGGCAGATATTGATTACGGTTTTGCCGAGAGTTTAACCCAGGCGGGCGTTATAGGCATCAAGGTTTGGGTGTTTAACGGAATGGTATCTCCAAAATAA
- the rplC gene encoding 50S ribosomal protein L3, with product MLGLIARKLGMTQLYVDGKAIPVTVLEAEEGVITDIKTKEKDGYNAIQVGFIDTKEKRLTKPLLGIFKKLGVPPKKMLKEFRVDDVNSFEVKGEIKVDIFEKGEIVDVVGYTKGRGFSGVMRRHNFAGGPDSHGSMFNRRPGSIGNCEFPGRVVKGRKMPGHYGNERVTIKNLEVVYVDPEKKLIAIKGAVPGSKGSYVNIIKKGN from the coding sequence ATGTTAGGATTAATTGCCAGAAAGTTGGGGATGACGCAGCTTTATGTTGATGGTAAGGCCATTCCGGTAACTGTTTTGGAGGCAGAAGAAGGCGTTATTACCGACATTAAGACAAAGGAGAAAGACGGTTATAACGCTATTCAGGTGGGTTTCATTGACACAAAGGAGAAGAGACTGACCAAGCCGCTTCTGGGTATCTTTAAAAAGCTTGGTGTTCCCCCGAAGAAGATGCTCAAGGAGTTCAGGGTTGATGATGTTAACTCGTTTGAGGTTAAGGGGGAGATAAAGGTTGACATCTTTGAGAAGGGCGAGATCGTGGATGTTGTGGGTTATACCAAGGGAAGAGGCTTTTCGGGTGTAATGAGAAGGCACAACTTTGCAGGCGGTCCAGATAGCCACGGTTCCATGTTCAACAGAAGGCCCGGTTCAATAGGTAATTGTGAGTTTCCTGGTAGAGTGGTTAAGGGCAGAAAGATGCCGGGACATTACGGCAACGAGAGGGTTACCATTAAGAACTTGGAAGTGGTTTATGTGGATCCTGAGAAGAAACTCATAGCTATAAAGGGCGCAGTTCCTGGTTCTAAAGGCAGCTATGTTAATATTATTAAAAAGGGGAACTAA
- the rplF gene encoding 50S ribosomal protein L6: MSRIGRMPIPIPAGVEVSIGEDEVKVKGPKGQLSQSFNPQYVSVEKDDKYVYIKSTNNSKNAKAMHGLYRSLINNAVVGVSQGFTKVLQIEGVGYKAAVSGKKLTLTVGFSHDVIYNIPDGVNVEVDKKGVEITVSGIDKQLVGLVASQIRAIKPPEPYKGKGIRYKGEYVRRKMGKAASK, from the coding sequence ATGTCAAGGATAGGAAGGATGCCTATCCCCATTCCTGCAGGGGTAGAGGTAAGCATTGGTGAAGATGAGGTTAAGGTAAAAGGCCCGAAGGGTCAGTTGAGTCAGTCCTTTAATCCTCAGTATGTTTCTGTGGAAAAAGACGATAAGTATGTTTATATAAAATCCACAAATAATTCTAAAAACGCAAAGGCTATGCACGGTTTGTATAGAAGCCTTATAAACAACGCTGTTGTAGGTGTATCCCAGGGCTTTACGAAGGTTTTGCAGATAGAGGGAGTGGGATATAAGGCTGCGGTTTCGGGCAAGAAACTGACGCTCACGGTGGGATTTTCTCACGATGTCATATACAACATACCAGACGGTGTAAATGTGGAAGTGGATAAAAAGGGTGTCGAGATTACGGTCTCTGGCATTGATAAGCAACTTGTTGGTTTGGTTGCAAGCCAGATCAGGGCCATTAAGCCACCAGAGCCTTACAAGGGTAAGGGTATTAGATACAAGGGCGAGTATGTCAGAAGAAAAATGGGCAAGGCTGCAAGCAAATAA
- the tuf gene encoding elongation factor Tu, whose protein sequence is MAKEKYVRSKPHVNIGTIGHVDHGKTTLTAAITKVLSEKGKAEFKDYNEIDNAPEERERGVTINTAHVEYETDKRHYAHVDCPGHADYIKNMITGAAQMDGAILVVSAADGPMPQTREHILLARQVNVPYIVVFLNKTDMVDDPELIDLVEMEVRELLSKYDFPGDDVPVIRGSALKALEGDPEAKKAIEELMDAVDEYIPTPQREADKPFLMPIEDIFSISGRGTVVTGRVERGVLKPGEEIEIVGFGETKKTVATSLEMFRKILDEAIAGDNVGVLLRGIKKEEVERGMVLAKPGSITPHKKFKAQVYVLTKDEGGRHTPFFDGYRPQFYIRTTDVTGTVHLPEGTEMVMPGDNVELTVELIAPVALEKETRFAIREGGKTVGAGVITEILE, encoded by the coding sequence ATGGCAAAAGAAAAATATGTCCGCTCAAAACCCCATGTTAACATCGGTACCATTGGCCATGTTGACCATGGTAAAACAACACTAACTGCAGCTATCACAAAGGTTCTCTCAGAGAAGGGTAAGGCAGAGTTTAAGGATTACAACGAGATCGACAATGCACCAGAGGAGAGGGAGAGGGGTGTTACAATCAACACCGCTCATGTTGAATACGAAACAGACAAAAGGCACTATGCACATGTTGACTGCCCAGGGCATGCTGACTATATCAAGAACATGATCACCGGTGCTGCCCAGATGGACGGTGCTATACTTGTTGTTTCTGCGGCAGATGGTCCAATGCCACAGACAAGGGAGCACATACTCCTTGCAAGGCAGGTTAATGTTCCATACATCGTTGTATTCTTAAACAAGACAGATATGGTTGACGATCCAGAGCTTATCGACCTTGTTGAGATGGAGGTTAGAGAGCTTCTGTCCAAATACGACTTCCCCGGTGATGATGTTCCAGTAATCAGGGGCTCTGCTCTTAAAGCATTAGAAGGAGACCCAGAGGCAAAGAAGGCAATAGAAGAGCTAATGGATGCAGTTGATGAATACATCCCAACACCACAGAGAGAGGCAGACAAACCGTTCCTGATGCCAATTGAGGACATCTTCTCCATCTCAGGAAGGGGAACTGTTGTCACAGGTAGGGTTGAAAGGGGTGTTCTAAAGCCCGGTGAGGAGATTGAAATAGTAGGCTTCGGTGAGACCAAAAAGACCGTTGCAACATCCCTTGAGATGTTCAGGAAGATCCTGGATGAGGCAATAGCCGGTGACAATGTTGGAGTTCTCCTAAGGGGTATCAAGAAGGAAGAGGTTGAAAGGGGAATGGTTTTGGCCAAACCAGGCTCCATAACACCACACAAGAAATTCAAGGCTCAGGTCTATGTCCTCACCAAGGATGAGGGTGGAAGGCACACTCCATTCTTTGATGGCTATAGACCACAGTTTTACATCAGAACCACAGATGTCACAGGAACAGTCCACCTCCCAGAGGGCACAGAGATGGTTATGCCAGGAGACAATGTAGAGCTAACTGTTGAACTCATTGCACCTGTTGCCTTGGAGAAAGAGACACGCTTCGCCATCAGGGAGGGTGGTAAGACAGTTGGTGCTGGTGTAATAACGGAGATATTGGAGTAA
- the rplW gene encoding 50S ribosomal protein L23 produces MDKWSILKERVISEKAFIAQEENKYVFVVDKKANKTEVKKAVEELFGVEVEKVNIINVKGKTKVFRGIKGKRPSYKKAIVTLKEGQTLKEL; encoded by the coding sequence ATGGATAAGTGGAGTATTTTGAAGGAGAGGGTAATCTCTGAGAAGGCATTTATTGCCCAGGAAGAGAACAAGTATGTATTTGTTGTGGATAAGAAGGCCAACAAGACAGAGGTGAAAAAGGCCGTTGAGGAACTGTTTGGTGTAGAGGTTGAAAAGGTCAATATAATTAATGTTAAGGGCAAAACAAAGGTATTTAGAGGTATAAAGGGCAAGAGGCCTTCATATAAGAAGGCTATTGTTACACTCAAAGAAGGTCAAACTTTGAAGGAACTTTAA
- the rplP gene encoding 50S ribosomal protein L16: MLMPKRTKYRKYQRNRNGVRGTAKRGTQLAFGDYGLKAVGRGEITNRQIEAARIAINRVLKHQGKIWIRVFPDFPLTKKPAETRMGKGKGSVEKWVAIVKPGRILYEVGGVSEELARKAFQLAASKFNIEMKFVKRSEWV, from the coding sequence ATGTTAATGCCAAAGAGGACGAAATACAGAAAATATCAGAGGAACAGGAACGGGGTAAGAGGAACAGCCAAAAGAGGCACACAGCTTGCCTTTGGTGATTACGGCTTAAAGGCTGTTGGCAGGGGAGAGATAACCAACAGGCAGATTGAGGCGGCAAGGATAGCTATCAACAGGGTCTTGAAGCATCAGGGCAAGATATGGATAAGGGTGTTTCCCGATTTTCCCCTTACCAAAAAACCCGCCGAGACGAGGATGGGTAAGGGTAAGGGTTCTGTTGAGAAGTGGGTTGCCATTGTTAAGCCCGGCAGGATCCTCTATGAGGTAGGCGGTGTTAGTGAGGAGCTTGCAAGGAAGGCTTTTCAATTGGCAGCCAGCAAGTTTAATATCGAAATGAAATTTGTCAAACGGAGTGAATGGGTATGA
- the rpsQ gene encoding 30S ribosomal protein S17: MSKLVKEGIVVSDKMDKTIVVEVETLVEHPKFHKYIKRRKKFKVHDEKNEARKGDRVRFIECRPISKDKHFRLVEITEKYVGLGDEQ; this comes from the coding sequence ATGAGTAAATTAGTTAAGGAAGGTATCGTTGTAAGCGATAAGATGGATAAGACCATCGTGGTCGAGGTTGAGACCTTGGTTGAGCATCCTAAATTCCACAAATATATAAAGAGAAGAAAGAAGTTTAAGGTTCACGACGAGAAGAATGAGGCCAGGAAGGGAGATAGGGTTAGGTTTATAGAGTGCAGGCCTATTTCTAAGGATAAGCACTTCAGGCTGGTTGAGATCACCGAGAAATATGTAGGATTGGGAGATGAGCAATGA
- the rplD gene encoding 50S ribosomal protein L4, whose protein sequence is MKVKVVDRKNQAVGEVEINIQPRGVKNKGVLFNRVVRAMLMNARQGTVSTKTRGEVSGGGKKPWRQKGTGRARAGSIRSPLWVGGGVIFGPKPRDYDLKMNKKEKRTAFIEALAQRIQDGQLIVIDELNFEKPKTKDAYEIVKNLNLQKALFVLDKGMDNAYLSLRNISGIEVRNIDTLNTYDVLRFQNIVIPKTVVEKLNGRIANG, encoded by the coding sequence ATGAAAGTGAAGGTTGTGGATAGAAAGAATCAGGCCGTTGGCGAGGTTGAGATAAACATACAGCCAAGGGGTGTTAAGAACAAGGGTGTTCTGTTCAATAGGGTTGTTAGGGCTATGTTGATGAACGCCAGACAGGGAACGGTAAGCACCAAGACCAGGGGTGAGGTATCAGGTGGCGGCAAGAAACCCTGGAGGCAGAAAGGCACAGGCAGGGCAAGGGCCGGATCGATAAGGTCTCCGTTGTGGGTTGGCGGTGGTGTAATCTTTGGTCCCAAACCCAGGGATTACGATTTGAAGATGAACAAAAAGGAGAAAAGAACGGCCTTTATTGAGGCTTTAGCTCAGAGGATTCAGGATGGCCAACTAATAGTGATAGATGAGTTGAACTTTGAGAAACCAAAGACCAAGGACGCCTATGAGATTGTAAAGAACCTTAACTTGCAGAAGGCGTTGTTTGTTTTAGATAAGGGCATGGATAACGCTTATCTCTCTTTGAGAAACATAAGCGGTATAGAGGTTAGGAATATCGATACACTTAACACATACGATGTATTGAGGTTTCAGAACATAGTAATACCCAAAACCGTTGTTGAGAAATTAAACGGGAGAATCGCCAATGGATAA
- the rpsH gene encoding 30S ribosomal protein S8 produces MSKKVADCLSKIKNGLKAKHDYVDVSSNNLVENVCRILKEEGYIKDYKKLEDVGNRNVVRVFLKYVDDNKRKPAIMLMKMVSKPSRRVYISSDEIKPVMNGLGIGIISTSKGVMTTKEAKKLGVGGEYICEVF; encoded by the coding sequence ATGAGTAAGAAGGTAGCAGATTGCTTGTCGAAGATAAAGAACGGCTTAAAGGCCAAACACGATTATGTCGATGTTTCAAGCAACAATTTAGTTGAGAATGTATGCAGGATATTGAAGGAAGAAGGGTATATTAAGGATTACAAGAAGTTGGAGGATGTGGGCAACAGGAATGTTGTTAGGGTGTTTTTGAAGTATGTAGATGATAACAAGAGAAAGCCCGCAATCATGTTAATGAAGATGGTTAGCAAGCCCTCAAGGAGGGTGTATATATCATCGGATGAGATAAAACCCGTAATGAACGGGTTGGGTATTGGTATAATATCCACCTCTAAAGGCGTTATGACAACAAAAGAGGCCAAGAAATTGGGGGTGGGTGGTGAATACATCTGTGAGGTATTTTAA
- the rpmC gene encoding 50S ribosomal protein L29, which produces MKAAELRKMSIKELEAEERKLREEIFKLNMRKGLEQMDNPHKIRNLRKDLARVLTVKNEKLKKGEES; this is translated from the coding sequence ATGAAGGCAGCAGAGCTAAGAAAGATGAGTATAAAGGAGCTTGAGGCCGAGGAGAGGAAGCTAAGGGAGGAGATATTCAAACTCAACATGAGGAAGGGCCTTGAGCAGATGGATAATCCTCACAAGATAAGGAACCTCCGCAAGGATTTGGCAAGGGTTCTCACCGTAAAGAACGAGAAACTCAAGAAGGGTGAAGAGTCATGA
- the rplX gene encoding 50S ribosomal protein L24: MKRIRTKLKKNDKVRVIAGKDKGKEGNIISFVPEKNRVIVEGVNIIKKHVKASETTKGGIIEKEAPIHISNVMLVCPHCNKPTRIGIKFLESGEKVRYCKKCGETI; this comes from the coding sequence ATGAAGAGGATCAGAACAAAATTGAAGAAAAACGATAAGGTTAGGGTTATAGCGGGTAAGGATAAAGGTAAAGAGGGAAATATCATATCCTTTGTCCCTGAGAAGAACCGTGTTATCGTTGAGGGTGTTAATATAATAAAGAAGCATGTAAAGGCATCTGAGACCACAAAGGGGGGCATTATAGAAAAAGAGGCTCCCATTCATATATCCAATGTGATGCTTGTTTGTCCTCATTGCAACAAGCCAACCAGGATTGGTATAAAGTTCTTAGAGAGCGGCGAGAAGGTCAGGTATTGTAAAAAATGCGGTGAGACAATCTAA
- the rpsJ gene encoding 30S ribosomal protein S10, with translation MEQQKIRLKLKSFESELLDGSVKDIIEIARKTGAKVKGPIPLPTKISRFTVLRSPHVNKKSREQFEIRVHKRLLDIVQASQQTVDALMKVNLPAGVDIEIKLQ, from the coding sequence ATGGAGCAGCAGAAGATAAGGCTGAAACTGAAGTCCTTTGAAAGCGAGCTGTTGGACGGTTCGGTAAAAGACATCATAGAGATTGCCAGAAAAACGGGAGCAAAGGTTAAAGGGCCTATACCTTTGCCCACAAAGATATCGAGGTTCACCGTATTGAGATCGCCCCATGTTAACAAGAAATCAAGGGAACAATTTGAGATTAGGGTTCACAAGAGGCTTCTGGATATAGTTCAGGCAAGCCAGCAGACGGTTGATGCCTTGATGAAGGTAAACTTACCTGCAGGTGTGGATATAGAGATAAAACTTCAATAG
- the rplB gene encoding 50S ribosomal protein L2, with product MGIKVYKPVTNGLRFASVSDFSEITKKKPEKSLIKVLKYHAGRDNSGHVSVRGRGGRVKRYYRIIDFKRDKRGIPGVVKAIEYDPNRSARIALVAYRDGEKRYIIAPLGLKVGDVIEAGENAEIKVGNALPIKNIPVGTIVHNIELKPKGGAQLARSAGAMAQIMAKEGKYAHIRLPSGEMRLVHVECYATIGQVGNTDHSNINWGKAGRMRHRGFRPQVRGVAMNPIDHPHGGGEGKTGTGGTPVTPWGVPTKGYKTRHNKRTDKFIVTRRKKK from the coding sequence ATGGGTATCAAGGTTTACAAGCCTGTAACGAACGGATTGAGATTTGCAAGCGTTTCCGATTTTAGTGAGATAACCAAAAAGAAGCCCGAAAAGTCTCTAATTAAGGTATTGAAATACCATGCCGGAAGGGATAATTCTGGTCATGTTAGCGTAAGAGGCAGAGGCGGCAGGGTAAAGAGATACTATAGAATAATAGATTTCAAAAGGGATAAAAGGGGCATACCGGGCGTTGTTAAGGCTATAGAGTACGATCCAAACAGGAGCGCAAGGATAGCACTTGTTGCCTATAGGGACGGTGAGAAGAGGTATATTATCGCACCGTTGGGTTTGAAGGTTGGTGATGTGATTGAAGCGGGTGAGAATGCAGAGATTAAGGTGGGTAATGCCTTACCCATTAAGAATATACCGGTGGGCACCATCGTTCACAATATCGAGCTTAAGCCGAAGGGCGGTGCGCAGCTTGCAAGGAGCGCCGGAGCTATGGCCCAGATAATGGCCAAAGAGGGTAAATATGCCCACATAAGACTTCCAAGCGGCGAGATGAGACTGGTTCATGTGGAGTGCTATGCAACGATAGGCCAGGTTGGTAATACCGACCATTCCAATATCAACTGGGGTAAGGCAGGAAGGATGAGACATAGAGGCTTTAGGCCTCAGGTCAGGGGTGTTGCCATGAACCCAATCGACCACCCACACGGTGGCGGTGAGGGTAAGACAGGAACAGGTGGAACACCGGTTACACCGTGGGGTGTGCCAACCAAGGGTTATAAGACGCGCCACAACAAGAGAACGGATAAATTTATCGTTACCAGAAGAAAGAAGAAATAG
- the rplN gene encoding 50S ribosomal protein L14, giving the protein MIQPYSILKVADNSGAKKIMCIKVLGGTRRRYARVGDIIVASVKEADPNGKVKKGDVVKAVVVRTKKEFRRPDGTYVKFDENAAVLINNQKEPIGTRIFGPVVRELRAKEFMKIISLAPEVL; this is encoded by the coding sequence ATGATACAACCATACAGTATATTGAAGGTGGCAGATAACTCTGGCGCAAAGAAGATCATGTGTATAAAGGTGCTCGGTGGAACAAGGAGAAGGTATGCCAGGGTTGGTGATATAATTGTGGCCTCCGTTAAAGAGGCTGACCCGAACGGCAAGGTTAAAAAGGGTGATGTGGTTAAGGCTGTGGTTGTTAGAACCAAGAAGGAGTTTAGAAGGCCCGATGGCACCTATGTTAAGTTTGACGAGAACGCAGCCGTTTTAATCAACAATCAGAAGGAGCCTATAGGCACAAGGATATTCGGACCTGTTGTTAGGGAGTTGAGGGCTAAGGAATTCATGAAAATCATATCGCTTGCTCCAGAGGTGCTGTAA
- the rplR gene encoding 50S ribosomal protein L18 produces MSTIDRKKERQKRKLRIKYKIRGTAERPRLCVYKSLKHIYAQIIDDESGRTIVSASTLDLDLRDKVKGSNISSAKVVGEAIAKKALEKGIERVVFDRNGYIYHGKVKALADSARAAGLKF; encoded by the coding sequence ATGTCGACAATAGATAGAAAAAAGGAAAGACAAAAAAGAAAACTGAGAATTAAATATAAAATCAGGGGCACGGCTGAAAGGCCGAGGTTGTGTGTGTATAAAAGCCTAAAACACATATACGCTCAGATTATCGATGATGAAAGCGGCAGAACCATCGTGTCTGCCTCGACGCTGGATCTCGATCTGAGGGATAAGGTTAAGGGAAGCAATATATCATCGGCCAAGGTTGTCGGAGAGGCTATAGCAAAGAAGGCCTTAGAGAAAGGCATCGAGAGGGTAGTTTTTGACAGGAACGGTTATATCTATCATGGAAAAGTTAAGGCTCTTGCCGATAGTGCAAGGGCAGCAGGACTTAAATTTTAG
- the rplV gene encoding 50S ribosomal protein L22, translated as MEARAFLRSAKISPIKVREVIGLVKGKSVDEALVLLKYSNRKAAFILKKLLESAVANALEQGMDVDSFKVKNITADDGIRMKRYRARAMGRAGRIIKRTSNITVIIGK; from the coding sequence ATGGAGGCAAGAGCATTTTTGAGGAGTGCGAAGATTTCACCTATAAAGGTAAGGGAAGTAATAGGTCTGGTTAAGGGTAAAAGCGTTGATGAGGCCTTGGTTTTGCTTAAATACTCCAACAGAAAAGCGGCTTTTATCCTAAAAAAGCTCCTTGAGTCGGCCGTTGCAAACGCCCTTGAGCAGGGTATGGATGTGGATAGCTTTAAGGTAAAGAATATCACGGCTGATGACGGTATCAGGATGAAAAGATACAGAGCCAGGGCTATGGGCAGGGCAGGAAGAATTATAAAAAGAACGAGCAATATAACAGTTATTATTGGCAAGTAG
- the rplE gene encoding 50S ribosomal protein L5, translated as MPRLKTIYKEEIIPRLMKEFSYKNVMQVPKIEKIVLNVGLAEGMHDVKLLESVLDELATITGQRGVITRARKSIANFKLRKGMPIGCKVTLRGDRAYEFLDRFISFAIPRIRDFRGVPLRGFDGRGNYTLGITEQLIFPEINYDKIAKIHGLSVTIVTTAETDKEAKALLEAFGMPFRKTN; from the coding sequence GTGCCAAGGCTCAAGACCATCTACAAGGAAGAGATAATCCCTCGCCTGATGAAGGAGTTTTCATATAAAAATGTTATGCAGGTGCCCAAGATAGAAAAGATCGTGCTCAATGTGGGTTTGGCAGAAGGAATGCACGATGTTAAGCTGCTTGAGTCGGTGCTGGATGAGCTTGCAACAATCACCGGCCAGAGGGGGGTAATTACCAGGGCAAGGAAGTCCATAGCAAACTTTAAGCTCAGAAAGGGTATGCCTATAGGCTGCAAGGTAACGCTGCGTGGTGATAGGGCCTATGAGTTCCTTGATAGGTTTATATCCTTTGCCATCCCCAGGATCAGGGACTTCAGGGGCGTTCCGCTGAGGGGTTTTGACGGCAGGGGTAATTACACGCTGGGTATAACCGAGCAGTTGATCTTCCCTGAGATCAACTATGATAAGATTGCAAAGATTCACGGCTTGAGTGTAACAATTGTTACAACAGCAGAAACCGATAAAGAGGCCAAGGCCTTGCTTGAGGCCTTCGGTATGCCATTTAGAAAAACAAACTGA